From a single Candidatus Acidiferrales bacterium genomic region:
- a CDS encoding DUF4861 family protein yields the protein MKHIALIALVVLPFLYVTSPGQVSHSVPSAQDSFLVTAMNPTNVSRAYEVIALDLEKIKSKFPSFNEKAFFVTYDKNEIASQLLGARGSCENSTSGNSSMMIFVSSFAPLEKKEFIIRWTTDTVEEHTYPPMTRAALGVKTDYRKVNGYYTGGRFVDVDSTSVPSDHFAHDALYRIEGPGWESDRIVYRFYLDSRNRNDIFGKRTHQLVLEQIGANDLVSDSKESYTNMLDWGMDIFKVGESLGIGSIAMYHDTEVATVSNVERVECKILNGPIRSGVSTKYFGWKVAGKLYDLFADLSISAGSRLTKVCASVNSDSVQLCTGLAKHVGCDLIKSPESSDGKWRYLALYGKQSLSGDNLGIAIFYRKEDGAKLTEDGVSEIVVFRPIAGQVMYYFGAAWEDEPGGIKNEEGFKKYLEDTVTSLNDPIQIDF from the coding sequence ATGAAACATATTGCGCTTATAGCTCTGGTCGTTCTCCCTTTTCTATACGTAACGAGTCCCGGACAAGTCAGTCATAGTGTTCCAAGCGCCCAAGATTCATTTCTGGTAACGGCAATGAATCCGACGAATGTTTCCCGCGCCTATGAAGTGATTGCGCTCGACCTGGAAAAGATCAAATCAAAGTTTCCCTCTTTCAACGAGAAGGCTTTCTTCGTGACTTACGACAAGAATGAAATTGCGAGCCAATTGCTAGGTGCACGAGGATCGTGCGAGAACAGCACGTCTGGAAATTCATCAATGATGATTTTTGTTTCCTCCTTCGCTCCCCTGGAGAAGAAAGAATTCATCATAAGATGGACAACGGATACTGTTGAAGAGCATACATATCCCCCAATGACCCGGGCAGCTCTAGGTGTCAAGACAGATTACAGGAAAGTCAATGGTTATTATACAGGAGGCAGATTTGTCGATGTCGATTCGACGAGCGTTCCATCCGACCATTTCGCCCACGATGCGCTTTACAGGATCGAAGGCCCTGGATGGGAGTCGGACAGGATAGTTTACAGATTTTATTTGGATTCACGAAACAGGAATGACATTTTTGGGAAGAGAACGCATCAACTCGTTCTCGAGCAGATCGGTGCAAACGATCTCGTGTCGGACAGCAAAGAATCTTATACGAATATGCTCGATTGGGGGATGGACATATTTAAGGTTGGAGAGTCTCTGGGCATCGGTTCGATTGCGATGTACCACGATACAGAAGTCGCAACAGTCAGCAACGTCGAACGGGTCGAGTGCAAGATCCTAAATGGACCGATAAGGTCAGGGGTATCTACAAAATATTTTGGCTGGAAAGTTGCCGGAAAGCTATACGATCTGTTTGCAGATTTATCTATTTCGGCAGGAAGCAGGTTGACGAAAGTTTGCGCATCGGTGAATAGTGACAGTGTTCAACTCTGTACTGGCCTCGCAAAACATGTGGGCTGCGATCTGATAAAATCCCCCGAATCTTCGGATGGGAAATGGAGATATTTGGCACTGTACGGAAAACAGAGTCTTTCCGGAGACAATTTGGGGATCGCCATTTTTTACAGGAAAGAAGATGGAGCTAAGCTTACCGAAGACGGCGTAAGTGAGATCGTGGTGTTCCGTCCGATTGCGGGGCAGGTTATGTATTACTTTGGTGCCGCGTGGGAGGATGAACCGGGTGGGATTAAGAATGAAGAGGGATTCAAGAAATATTTGGAGGATACAGTCACGAGTCTGAACGATCCGATACAAATTGATTTCTGA
- a CDS encoding glycoside hydrolase family 88 protein, with amino-acid sequence MSFPNVIAGKSWSDLAADEVLRIHPHYVNYDTPSLAWNYPQGLILYAIWNVWLETHDQKYFDYVKESVAFYLPDTSGIKTYVQDDFRLDDILMGRVILDLYKLSGEAKYKKAAAILREQLTRQPRTPEGGFWHKKIYPNQMWLDGLYMSEPFYAQYAKMFNEPDDFDDIARQFVLMAEHALDPASGLMYHGWDFAKKEKWSNSQTGDSPCFWGRSIGWYMMGLADALDYFPVDHPQRQKLISIFRDLCTSVLKYQDKKTHLWYQIVDRPGSSGNFLESSASAMFAYSFAKGAKEKYLDHEFSDIAARTFDGLVNYSVKIKQITIDSASAPQFEFILENTSGTVGLGGNPYRDGSYEYYVGVPKEENDFRGVGPFILAALQIESSEKAEK; translated from the coding sequence ATGTCATTTCCAAATGTAATCGCCGGAAAGTCATGGTCGGACCTTGCAGCGGACGAGGTGCTGCGGATTCACCCGCACTATGTCAACTATGATACACCGTCGCTTGCGTGGAACTATCCGCAAGGACTGATCCTTTATGCAATCTGGAATGTTTGGTTGGAAACGCACGATCAAAAATATTTTGATTATGTCAAGGAGAGCGTCGCTTTTTATTTACCCGATACCAGCGGAATAAAAACTTATGTGCAAGATGATTTTCGGCTCGACGACATTCTGATGGGACGAGTAATCCTTGACCTGTACAAATTGAGCGGAGAGGCAAAGTACAAGAAGGCGGCGGCTATTTTGCGCGAGCAGCTGACCAGGCAGCCCCGCACTCCGGAAGGCGGTTTCTGGCACAAGAAGATTTATCCAAATCAAATGTGGCTCGACGGACTCTATATGTCGGAGCCTTTTTATGCGCAGTATGCGAAAATGTTCAATGAGCCCGATGATTTCGACGACATCGCGAGACAATTCGTACTCATGGCAGAGCACGCTTTGGATCCGGCGTCGGGCCTCATGTATCATGGATGGGATTTCGCAAAAAAAGAAAAGTGGTCAAATTCGCAAACGGGTGATTCACCATGCTTTTGGGGGAGATCCATAGGCTGGTACATGATGGGGCTCGCCGATGCGCTTGACTATTTTCCTGTAGATCATCCTCAAAGGCAAAAGTTGATTTCTATATTTCGAGATTTGTGCACATCGGTTCTCAAGTATCAGGATAAGAAAACGCACCTGTGGTACCAGATCGTCGACCGACCAGGATCGTCGGGGAACTTCCTGGAATCTTCTGCGTCAGCTATGTTTGCGTATTCCTTTGCTAAGGGAGCAAAGGAGAAATATCTGGACCATGAGTTTTCTGATATCGCAGCAAGGACTTTTGATGGCCTCGTGAATTATTCTGTAAAGATAAAACAAATCACCATTGACTCCGCGAGCGCGCCGCAATTTGAATTCATACTTGAGAATACCTCCGGAACTGTCGGGCTTGGGGGAAACCCATACAGAGACGGCAGCTATGAGTACTATGTCGGTGTCCCGAAAGAGGAAAACGATTTCAGAGGAGTCGGGCCGTTTATTCTTGCCGCCCTCCAAATTGAATCGTCGGAGAAGGCAGAGAAATAA